The window TTCCTGATGTTGCGTTCAGGAACAAATGACCTACACAGCatagcaagaaaaaaaaaggaatgtgATCTTGCACAATATCACTTGACATCATAAAACATAGAACAACAGAGTACCTCCAATCATCTTCGGATTAATGTTCGTGTCAACAACCACCTTTGGATCATCACGCATGCTTTCAATCTTCTTGTGGAACGAAACGGCTTGACAGTCGAATAGACTAAGAGTAACAGACTCATCACTGCAGATTTGCAGCACCAATTATTGtaatttaaataatcaaaaaatTCTAAGAAATCAAGAAGAGcttaaaaaacagaaaaaaaaaattacttttccAGTTTGAATGTCACCATGACACGATTTTTATGGTCACTCACGGTGCTCTTCACCGAACTGATATTAGTATGCTACTTGAATAAACCGACATCGATCTATAGAACACAAATCCAATTAGCCTAAGCAAACCATCTAGATATTACAAAAACATGTTCGTACCTGGAAGAGCACTTGCCGGTCTTCAAGTCGGAGAGAAAAACTCTTGACATAGTCATAACAA is drawn from Brassica rapa cultivar Chiifu-401-42 chromosome A05, CAAS_Brap_v3.01, whole genome shotgun sequence and contains these coding sequences:
- the LOC103868691 gene encoding uncharacterized protein LOC103868691 isoform X2 is translated as MTMSRVFLSDLKTGKCSSSDESVTLSLFDCQAVSFHKKIESMRDDPKVVVDTNINPKMIGGHLFLNATSGKHVYFDKETNAEICLL